Proteins encoded by one window of Aphidius gifuensis isolate YNYX2018 linkage group LG2, ASM1490517v1, whole genome shotgun sequence:
- the LOC122849219 gene encoding ribonuclease Z, mitochondrial-like: protein MIIEKSKAIKNLLCRLQKTTVSMDNNYYSKSSLSKSDMSQKQVQKLLQKAKHGKRSKILDKNNVPGKIYLQILGSGTKGVPSSLYVSTNFSKYLFNCGEGSQRLANEHHLKIGQLDHIFFTMPTWKNMGGLPGMALTIQDCGVPNINLHGPRGISELFHATRRFILLKDLSVTENNCDDNNEFKDSCMSVQYVNLTKTQKNSKVDYGMIVDADGADYYLHEFNKRSERNVSSRSNNLPTKYFNSYNNKKTVDKIHGCIVYICKLHKQPGSLDLSKLVDYGVKSGPICSELKTGQDVTLPDGTIVKSEDVHTPDIPGPVFIVLEIPDDDYLNSLIKNKSFDDYQSTGKLENQAMFIVHFTPENILNSKKYRDWMIKFPKTTEHIIINEYNNCYSYEALHRIQHQLTLLHPNIFPTIYDKNLNDNELLKNIDKECVEDSLKIYRAQTLDYIHLRPLTGLDSSQIVKIDSNADIAKVFSIEGFQETLENLKIDINNQLKNSNDQSEFPKLIVLGTGSSIPNKVRNTSGLLLRIDQSSSIVLDCGEGTVGQIIRFFGVKEADNILTSIKAIYISHLHADHHLGLLGILQERQRVTELPVYLFAPKQIESWLQFYDRKIENIKNTFNLVPNQCLIMNLRQMKPDVDDEINKILKIKDINTVEVNHCLHAFGLSLVLENGKKIVYSGDTKPCTTLVDLGKNCDLLIHEATMEDTLEDDARKKAHSTISQAIKIGQDMNAKFTLLTHFSQRYSKMPKLPESSTVYSLNNVGIAFDNMQVSLSELSLLPLFYPSLGFMFSDFCMTLEKKAEQRILKKKRQD from the exons atgattatagaaaaatcaaaagcaataaaaaacttattatGTAGATTACAAAAAACTACCGTCTCGAtggacaataattattattcgaaaAGTAGTCTCAGTAAAAGTGACATGTCACAAAAACAAGTGCagaaattattacaaaagGCTAAACATGGAAAGCGttcaaaaatacttgataaaaacaatgtgccaggaaaaatttatctccag ATACTAGGAAGTGGAACAAAAGGAGTACCAAGTAGTTTATATGTTTCgacaaatttttcaaaatatttatttaattgtggtGAAGGTAGCCAACGACTTGCTAATGAGCATCATCTGAAAATTGGTCAACTtgaccatattttttttaccatgcCAACTTGGAAAAACATGGGTGGATTACCAGGAATGGCATTGACGATTCAAGATTGTGGCGTACCAAATATTAATCTTCATGGTCCACGAGGAATCTCTGAATTATTTCATGCAACACGTAGATTTATCTTACTTAAGGATTTATCAGTCActgaaaataattgtgatgatAACAACGAATTTAAAGATTCATGTATGTCAGTTCaatatgttaatttaacaaaaacacaaaaaaacagCAAAGTTGATTATGGTATGATTGTTGATGCTGATGGCGCCGATTATTATCtacatgaatttaataaaagaagTGAAAGAAATGTTAGTTCTCGaagtaataatttaccaactaaatatttcaattcttataataacaaaaaaacggTCGATAAAATACATGGTTGTATCGTATATATTTGCAAATTGCATAAACAACCGGGTAGtcttgatttatcaaaactaGTAGACTATGGTGTCAAGTCTGGTCCGATTTGTAGTGAATTAAAAACTGGTCAAGATGTAACTCTCCCTGATGGTACAATTGTTAAAAGTGAGGATGTTCATACTCCAGATATACCAGGACCAGTttttattg ttctGGAAATACCTGATGATGATTATCTGAAttcattgattaaaaataaaagctttgATGATTATCAGTCGACGGgaaaattagaaaatcaaGCAATgtttattgttcattttaCACCAGAAAATATTcttaactcaaaaaaatatcgtgaCTGGATGATAAAATTTCCCAAAACAACtgaacatattattattaatgagtataataattgttatagtTATGAAGCGCTCCATCGAATTCAACATCAATTAACACTTCTTCATCCAAATATATTTCCAACTATATACGATAAAAACTTAAACGATAatgagttattaaaaaatattgataaagagTGTGTTGAagatagtttaaaaatttatcgagCGCAAACATTGGATTACATACATTTGAGACCTCTTACGGGTCTGGATTCGTCACAGAttgtaaaaattgattcaaatgCGGATATCGCAAAAGTTTTCAGTATCGAAGGTTTTCAAGAGACACTCGAAAATTTGAAGATTGACATAAACAATcagttaaaaaattcaaatgatcaATCTGAATTTCCAAAGCTTATAGTACTTGGTACGGGATCTTCTATACCAAATAAAGTTAGAAATACGTCTGGATTGCTTCTAAGAATTGATCAGAGTTCAAGCATTGTTTTGGATTGTGGTGAAGGTACTGTTGGACAAATTATTAGATTTTTCGGTGTAAAAGAAGCTGATAACATCCTCACAAGTATTAAG GCAATTTACATATCTCACCTCCACGCTGACCATCACTTAGGTCTTCTGGGTATTCTCCAGGAACGTCAGCGAGTAACAGAACTtccagtttatttatttgcaccCAAACAAATTGAGTCTTGGCTTCAATTTTATGATCGAAAGATTGAGAATatcaaaaatacatttaatctTGTTCCAAATCAATGTTTAATAATGAATCTCCGACAAATGAAACCCGATGTTGACGatgaaattaacaaaatactTAAGATTAAAGACATAAATACTGTCGAAGTAAATCATTGTTTACATGCATTCGGGCTTTCATTAGTTcttgaaaatggaaaaaaaattgtttacag TGGTGACACAAAACCCTGCACAACTCTGGTTGATCTTGGAAAAAATTGTGACCTATTGATTCACGAAGCAACTATGGAAGATACACTTGAAGATGACGCACGAAAGAAAGCACATTCAACAATATCTCAGGCAATTAAAATTGGTCAAGATATGAAtgcaaaatttacattattaacaCACTTCAGTCAACGTTATTCTAAAATGCCGAAGCTTCCTGAATCATCGACTGTTTATAGCTTAAACAATGTTGGTATTGCCTTCGATAATATGCAAGTTAGTTTGTCTGAATTATCATTACTACCATTGTTTTATCCAAGTTTAGGTTTTATGTTTAGTGATTTTTGTATgacattagaaaaaaaagctgaacaaagaatattaaaaaaaaaaagacaagattGA